A window from Opitutia bacterium ISCC 52 encodes these proteins:
- a CDS encoding GDSL family lipase, translating to MKSLRLILGLGILFSGLSFQQTLLANTAIEPVPRLTHYWKNRDDLGWMERHGKILVKIQKNPVDLVFLGDSITHGFDNPKTGNAVWKRDFAQWNPVNMGFGGDKTEHVLWRIDHGALDGIAPKVAVVMIGTNNWSANKPAEIAEGVIAVCDAIHNKLPQTKILLLAVFPRNNPGEEKRAIVDNTNAVLENHKFPEWVTYLDIGPAFLDEKGILSRDIMPDLLHPNAHGYDLWSEAMLPTLSGLMEE from the coding sequence ATGAAATCCTTAAGACTCATACTCGGGCTCGGCATTCTTTTTTCAGGCCTCTCCTTTCAGCAAACCCTATTAGCCAATACTGCCATCGAACCCGTTCCGCGCCTAACACACTATTGGAAGAACCGTGATGACCTGGGCTGGATGGAGCGTCACGGCAAGATCCTGGTGAAAATCCAAAAGAACCCAGTAGATCTAGTCTTTCTGGGTGATTCCATTACCCATGGATTTGATAACCCAAAAACCGGCAATGCGGTTTGGAAACGGGACTTCGCACAATGGAATCCAGTTAACATGGGTTTTGGTGGCGACAAGACCGAGCATGTTTTGTGGCGCATCGATCATGGGGCACTTGATGGCATTGCTCCAAAAGTAGCCGTAGTTATGATAGGCACCAATAACTGGAGCGCTAATAAACCGGCTGAGATTGCAGAAGGCGTGATTGCCGTGTGCGATGCGATTCACAACAAACTGCCACAGACCAAGATTCTGCTTCTGGCCGTCTTTCCTCGCAACAATCCGGGTGAAGAGAAACGCGCTATTGTCGACAATACCAATGCGGTCTTGGAAAACCATAAGTTCCCCGAATGGGTGACCTACCTCGATATCGGACCGGCCTTTCTGGATGAGAAAGGAATACTAAGCAGGGACATCATGCCCGACTTATTGCACCCCAACGCGCATGGCTACGACCTATGGTCTGAGGCAATGCTGCCGACCCTTAGCGGTTTGATGGAAGAATAA
- a CDS encoding molybdenum cofactor biosysynthesis protein — MSRYPIEIHGLVIAPEHRVFGASGRDVSGRDVSGADLISRTSVNVIAGSGIEGDRFCRHRPDYNGHVTFFSQEVWDEVRDILGLSEAMGPELTRRNVIVSGVDLKALYGVPFEIDGIRFLGTIHCAPCPAMNRVFGDGATRALRGRGGLRAQVKTDGTLSVGPADLVTNASFDPESASAQPIPPKLP; from the coding sequence ATGAGTCGCTATCCTATCGAAATTCATGGTTTGGTCATTGCTCCTGAGCATCGAGTATTCGGCGCAAGTGGTAGGGATGTAAGTGGTAGGGATGTAAGTGGAGCGGACCTGATCTCAAGAACGAGTGTGAATGTGATTGCGGGCTCCGGTATCGAAGGTGATCGCTTTTGTCGGCACCGCCCGGACTACAATGGGCACGTGACTTTCTTTAGTCAGGAGGTTTGGGATGAAGTGAGGGATATACTTGGATTGTCAGAGGCCATGGGCCCTGAGCTCACGAGAAGAAACGTTATTGTGTCCGGTGTTGATCTGAAGGCTCTCTACGGAGTTCCTTTTGAAATAGATGGTATACGATTCCTGGGTACGATTCATTGTGCCCCCTGTCCGGCTATGAATCGAGTGTTTGGGGATGGCGCCACCAGGGCGTTGCGTGGCCGAGGAGGCTTACGTGCTCAAGTGAAGACCGATGGAACCTTGAGCGTAGGACCTGCGGATTTGGTCACGAATGCCTCATTCGATCCAGAGAGTGCAAGTGCTCAACCCATTCCGCCTAAGCTTCCTTAG
- a CDS encoding alkaline phosphatase D family protein, giving the protein MSIPKLPRRLFIKLLGLASLPFAWARTSNAQNNSSATSSSSTFKSNWQRTKDRTFLGESFWANPMEDWSVSNGAAETRTGGGDRNIQLITHQLENTSGSLEMSVHVQRVEGGKKDGGAGFRVGRKSELNEYRSNSFSNGGVDAGVINGQLTLGKASKAVRVDPSAGYLLHLKGESQSNDYKLTLSVSTAQGSQIASLSTSVEQNAVLGNVSLVSNFDAKLKNEQGARYAFKHWDVSGDAFTVRSERKFGPILWSMYSLSDSRSDEGFVLKLSALSGPLGPDSNQEVELQIQKNGHWTTISTASFDEDAWTAIFRIPNWNEKEETAFQLVYREDHSDGSTSDHIRSGIIKANPEDRPLRLGALTCQKDYGFPYEPVANNLVNLDPDLLYFSGDQLYENHGGYGLIRNPAGLAIHNYLRKFYMFGWAFGESMRDRPTLCIPDDHDVFHGNIWGEGGAAMKNTAGGTSSKGGYIEPARMVNAVHRTNAGHHPDYFDPTPVKQDISVYYGDMVYGNVSFAILGDRQFKNGPENVDTGPGRADHVPDPDFDTSTLDKPGLKLLGDRQEAFLKHWTKDWRGHEMKVLLSQTVFAGMATHHGKVNNYLKADLDSGGWPQTARNNAINILREAMPLHVNGDQHLTSLVQYGVDNQRDSNWSFCVPAISAGYPRWWRPDELGMPHKNRPRHDNPNTGEMNDGLGNKVYVYAVGNPEVGKKKNRYELAHQKASGFGLVTIDTEARTYHLDCFKFMVDATDSIASNQYPGWPVTIHQKENRGENRLS; this is encoded by the coding sequence ATGAGCATACCAAAACTACCCCGTCGCTTATTTATAAAACTGCTAGGCCTGGCGTCCCTACCCTTCGCCTGGGCACGGACCAGCAATGCGCAGAATAATTCATCTGCTACCTCTTCTTCGAGCACTTTCAAAAGCAATTGGCAGCGAACAAAAGACAGGACCTTCCTGGGAGAGTCCTTCTGGGCGAATCCCATGGAAGATTGGAGCGTTTCCAATGGAGCCGCTGAAACTAGAACCGGTGGTGGTGACCGCAATATACAACTCATCACGCACCAACTGGAAAATACGAGTGGCAGTTTGGAAATGTCTGTTCACGTCCAACGCGTTGAAGGCGGAAAGAAAGACGGGGGCGCCGGTTTCCGAGTGGGCCGAAAAAGCGAGCTCAATGAGTACCGCTCCAATAGTTTTTCTAACGGTGGCGTGGATGCAGGAGTCATCAACGGCCAACTTACACTGGGAAAAGCAAGCAAGGCTGTTCGCGTTGATCCTTCCGCCGGCTATCTGCTTCATCTAAAAGGTGAATCGCAAAGCAATGACTACAAGCTGACTCTAAGCGTTTCCACTGCACAAGGCTCACAGATCGCTAGTCTCTCCACATCGGTTGAACAAAATGCCGTACTTGGCAATGTGTCTCTGGTCAGTAATTTCGATGCAAAGCTGAAAAATGAACAAGGAGCTCGCTATGCCTTCAAGCACTGGGATGTTTCCGGCGATGCATTCACCGTTCGTTCAGAACGCAAGTTTGGTCCGATCCTTTGGTCGATGTACTCACTTAGCGATTCTCGGAGTGACGAAGGATTTGTCCTAAAACTGAGTGCGCTTTCAGGTCCGTTGGGACCAGACAGCAACCAGGAGGTAGAATTGCAGATTCAAAAGAATGGTCACTGGACAACTATAAGCACGGCCAGCTTCGACGAAGATGCCTGGACCGCAATCTTCCGCATTCCTAACTGGAATGAAAAAGAGGAAACAGCTTTCCAATTGGTTTACCGTGAAGATCACTCAGATGGCTCCACTAGTGATCATATTCGTTCTGGCATAATTAAAGCCAACCCTGAAGACAGACCGCTTCGCCTGGGTGCACTTACCTGCCAAAAGGACTATGGGTTCCCCTACGAACCTGTGGCCAACAACTTGGTTAATCTCGATCCTGACCTACTCTACTTTTCCGGAGACCAACTTTATGAGAACCACGGAGGATATGGACTGATTCGCAACCCGGCTGGATTGGCCATTCACAACTATCTCCGTAAGTTTTATATGTTCGGGTGGGCGTTTGGAGAATCCATGCGTGATCGCCCCACACTATGCATTCCTGACGATCATGATGTCTTTCATGGAAACATCTGGGGCGAAGGTGGCGCAGCCATGAAGAATACCGCTGGTGGGACTTCCAGCAAAGGCGGTTATATTGAACCCGCTCGTATGGTAAATGCCGTTCACCGTACTAACGCCGGGCATCATCCTGACTATTTTGACCCGACTCCAGTCAAACAGGACATCAGTGTCTACTACGGAGATATGGTCTACGGCAATGTGAGCTTCGCCATTCTGGGAGATCGGCAATTCAAGAATGGTCCTGAGAATGTGGATACCGGCCCTGGTCGCGCTGATCATGTCCCGGATCCAGACTTTGATACATCAACCCTAGACAAACCCGGGCTTAAACTCCTTGGAGATCGCCAGGAAGCCTTTCTCAAACATTGGACCAAGGATTGGCGCGGTCATGAAATGAAAGTCCTACTCAGCCAAACCGTGTTCGCTGGCATGGCTACGCATCATGGAAAAGTTAATAACTATCTCAAAGCCGATCTCGATAGTGGTGGTTGGCCACAGACAGCACGAAACAATGCGATAAATATTTTGCGCGAAGCGATGCCCTTACACGTGAATGGTGATCAACACCTAACATCCTTAGTTCAATACGGCGTCGACAATCAGCGAGACAGCAACTGGTCCTTTTGCGTACCCGCCATCTCCGCAGGTTATCCTCGTTGGTGGCGACCCGACGAACTTGGTATGCCGCACAAGAATCGTCCCCGTCATGATAATCCCAATACGGGTGAAATGAATGACGGACTAGGCAATAAAGTTTACGTCTACGCCGTGGGTAATCCGGAAGTTGGTAAAAAGAAAAACCGTTACGAGCTTGCCCACCAAAAAGCCAGTGGCTTTGGGCTTGTCACCATCGATACCGAGGCTCGCACCTACCATCTGGATTGCTTCAAGTTCATGGTCGATGCCACCGATAGCATAGCGTCCAATCAATATCCAGGCTGGCCCGTGACGATTCACCAGAAAGAGAATCGAGGAGAAAATCGATTAAGTTAG
- a CDS encoding zinc-binding dehydrogenase, protein MKAIQYIEKGRPEIVELPIPEPGEGQVLLKIEGIATCPHWDLHIMDGISMVPGGTVEYPYTPGQPGHEAMGEVVAAGPNSEPFTIGMKAALWQDQAGAPQGCYAEYVVADIGNLLEIPASLAPEEIASLELAMCIQVSFDQILNVKAIEGTRFAVAGLGPAGLLAVQLAKTYGAREVIAFDPTASRRELASSLGADRVLDPTNEEAFPHNRFSPEAIDLAVDCTGLKISVEYLMHRTVDVVALFGVLRDNVDFGFTHWCRGLHLVGYGAHNRAAARTALAHIVEGRLRLDPLITATLPLERYAEGVEMLRNQEAIKVCYTP, encoded by the coding sequence ATGAAAGCGATACAATACATTGAAAAAGGCCGACCCGAAATCGTCGAACTGCCCATCCCTGAGCCAGGCGAAGGGCAAGTTCTCTTAAAGATAGAAGGCATTGCAACCTGTCCGCACTGGGACCTCCATATAATGGATGGCATTTCCATGGTTCCGGGAGGTACGGTTGAATACCCATACACACCCGGACAACCCGGGCACGAAGCTATGGGCGAAGTGGTTGCCGCAGGACCGAACTCAGAACCATTTACCATCGGTATGAAAGCTGCCCTTTGGCAGGACCAAGCGGGAGCTCCACAAGGATGTTATGCGGAATACGTCGTCGCAGATATTGGGAACCTGTTGGAGATACCAGCGAGTTTAGCACCTGAAGAAATCGCATCCCTGGAGTTGGCGATGTGCATCCAGGTTTCGTTCGATCAGATCCTAAACGTGAAGGCCATTGAAGGTACTCGCTTTGCGGTAGCCGGATTAGGGCCAGCCGGATTATTGGCAGTTCAACTGGCCAAGACCTACGGAGCGAGAGAAGTGATAGCGTTTGATCCCACCGCATCCCGACGTGAACTAGCAAGCAGCCTGGGCGCCGATCGTGTTCTGGACCCAACTAACGAAGAAGCTTTTCCGCACAATCGGTTTAGCCCAGAGGCGATTGATTTGGCCGTGGATTGCACGGGCCTCAAGATTTCGGTCGAATACCTCATGCATCGGACGGTGGACGTAGTCGCATTGTTCGGTGTCCTTCGCGACAATGTAGATTTTGGTTTCACCCATTGGTGCCGCGGACTTCACCTGGTTGGCTACGGAGCTCACAATCGAGCTGCGGCAAGGACTGCCCTAGCTCATATAGTGGAAGGCCGTCTACGACTCGATCCTCTGATAACCGCCACACTTCCGCTGGAGCGATATGCCGAAGGGGTAGAGATGCTGAGGAATCAAGAAGCGATTAAGGTCTGCTATACGCCATAG
- a CDS encoding zinc-binding dehydrogenase, translating to MKTQAVVFTGPNQVSFQEVNCPEPGTGDIVVNITHSWISNGTEGSYLRGERIEGDTPWRPGDPTPFPVAAGYQKVGIVDWVGSEVNDLVPGDSVFVSVSKIDNMFEPRGGHISPSVSGRGAAIKIPPGLDPVAYSGLVLTQVGYNCGERPRIQAGEPAVVVGDGLVGQWAGQMLASRGAEVIMIGRHEDRLAHFKQGETMLENQGGWVEAIKERFPDGIQVGVDTVGSLVVMDQLRDSMRRFAHLVSAGFYGTEDCMALQPPRYKELSIDLVSGATPDRLEQTMDLVAKGTLETLPLITHRFPVAEAAKAWKLIETKSEPVMGVVLEW from the coding sequence ATGAAGACCCAAGCTGTCGTATTTACTGGCCCCAACCAAGTTTCCTTCCAAGAGGTCAATTGCCCTGAACCAGGCACTGGAGATATCGTGGTCAATATCACCCACTCCTGGATCAGCAATGGAACCGAAGGATCTTATCTACGTGGAGAACGAATTGAGGGGGACACACCTTGGAGACCTGGCGACCCAACTCCCTTCCCTGTCGCAGCTGGTTATCAGAAAGTTGGAATTGTCGATTGGGTCGGGTCCGAAGTAAACGACCTGGTTCCAGGAGACTCCGTTTTTGTATCCGTCAGCAAAATCGACAACATGTTTGAACCACGCGGCGGCCATATTTCCCCTTCTGTTTCCGGAAGAGGCGCAGCCATAAAGATTCCCCCGGGACTGGATCCGGTCGCTTATTCAGGCTTGGTTTTAACGCAAGTAGGTTACAACTGTGGTGAGCGACCACGCATCCAAGCAGGAGAACCAGCAGTGGTGGTAGGAGATGGACTCGTAGGTCAATGGGCTGGCCAGATGTTGGCCTCCCGAGGAGCAGAAGTCATTATGATTGGTCGCCACGAAGATCGGCTTGCTCACTTCAAACAAGGCGAAACGATGCTAGAAAATCAAGGCGGCTGGGTGGAAGCCATCAAAGAGAGATTTCCAGACGGTATCCAAGTAGGCGTCGATACAGTAGGTTCATTAGTAGTGATGGATCAACTACGGGATAGCATGCGACGGTTCGCGCACCTGGTGTCAGCGGGTTTCTACGGTACCGAGGATTGCATGGCGCTGCAGCCCCCCCGTTACAAAGAACTTTCCATCGACCTGGTCTCAGGAGCTACTCCTGATCGCCTGGAGCAAACCATGGACTTGGTCGCCAAGGGCACCCTGGAAACACTGCCACTCATTACGCACCGGTTTCCCGTTGCTGAGGCGGCAAAAGCCTGGAAACTCATTGAAACAAAAAGCGAACCGGTTATGGGGGTAGTTCTGGAGTGGTAA